The proteins below come from a single Natranaerofaba carboxydovora genomic window:
- the coaD gene encoding pantetheine-phosphate adenylyltransferase: MKTAIYPGSFDPPTMGHLDIIRRASKVSDKVIVAILNNPHKKNPMFSIEDRKKMLDLITKGLENVEIDHFEGLLVEYAVKKQAQIIIKGLRAISDFENEFQMALTNRKLTPEVETVFMMTNDKYSYLSSSVVKEILYFGGCIDQLVPEEVNEFISEKIKQGEIILA, translated from the coding sequence TTGAAGACTGCCATCTATCCTGGAAGCTTTGATCCTCCTACAATGGGACATTTGGATATTATAAGAAGAGCAAGTAAGGTTTCTGACAAAGTAATTGTTGCTATCTTAAATAACCCTCACAAAAAGAATCCGATGTTCTCAATTGAGGATAGAAAAAAAATGTTAGATCTAATAACAAAAGGACTTGAAAATGTTGAGATTGATCACTTTGAAGGTCTTTTGGTTGAGTATGCAGTCAAAAAGCAAGCTCAGATAATTATTAAAGGTCTAAGGGCTATTTCTGATTTTGAAAATGAATTTCAAATGGCTTTAACTAATAGAAAACTAACTCCAGAAGTAGAAACTGTTTTTATGATGACAAATGATAAATATTCTTATTTAAGTTCTAGTGTTGTTAAAGAGATTTTATATTTTGGAGGCTGTATAGATCAACTTGTACCTGAAGAAGTAAATGAATTTATTTCTGAGAAAATCAAACAAGGTGAAATTATTTTAGCTTAG